Proteins encoded within one genomic window of Bradyrhizobium sp. CB1717:
- the murA gene encoding UDP-N-acetylglucosamine 1-carboxyvinyltransferase: MAPIQYIVEGGHRLSGSIEPSGNKNSALPIIAAALLTEHPVTLENVPRIRDTETLVELIRSVGASAEWTGRNTLHIHAKSIRAADLDPELCVRIRASILLAGPLLARCGEVMLPPPGGDVIGRRRLDTHVLALEQLGAKVTATDRLEFRAARLAGADVFLDEPSVTATENALVAAVAADGVTYLRNAASEPHVQDLANFLVALGAKIEGIGTNTMVIHGPATLGETTYRIQPDHIEVGSLIGLAAVTRSQLRIVRAGVEHLRSIRMGFERLGIVCRVEGDDLIVPSNQTLKIQDDFGGHVPKLEDQPWPAFPADLMSIAIVTATQCEGVILMFEKMFESRMFFVDKLIAMGARIVLCDPHRAIIAGPSRLRGASMISPDIRAGMAMLLAAVCAEGTSTINNADQIERGYERIEERLNALGAKIKRVPERKS, from the coding sequence GTGGCGCCCATCCAGTACATCGTCGAGGGCGGTCACCGGCTCTCGGGCTCGATCGAGCCGTCCGGCAACAAGAATTCGGCGCTGCCGATCATCGCCGCCGCCCTGCTCACCGAGCATCCGGTGACGCTGGAGAACGTGCCGCGGATCCGCGACACCGAGACGCTGGTCGAGCTGATCCGCTCGGTCGGCGCGTCCGCGGAATGGACGGGGCGCAACACGCTTCATATCCACGCCAAGAGCATCCGCGCCGCCGACCTCGATCCCGAGCTGTGCGTCCGCATCCGGGCCTCGATCCTGCTCGCCGGTCCCCTGCTGGCCCGCTGCGGCGAGGTGATGCTGCCGCCGCCCGGCGGCGACGTCATCGGCCGGCGCCGGCTCGACACCCATGTGCTGGCGCTCGAACAGCTCGGCGCGAAGGTCACCGCGACCGACCGGCTCGAATTCCGCGCGGCCAGGCTCGCCGGTGCCGACGTGTTCCTGGACGAGCCGAGCGTGACCGCGACCGAGAACGCGCTGGTGGCGGCGGTCGCCGCGGACGGCGTCACATACCTGCGCAACGCCGCGTCCGAGCCGCATGTGCAGGACCTCGCCAACTTCCTGGTCGCGCTCGGCGCGAAGATCGAGGGCATCGGCACCAACACCATGGTCATTCATGGGCCGGCGACGCTCGGGGAAACGACCTACCGGATCCAGCCCGACCATATCGAGGTCGGCTCGCTGATCGGCCTTGCCGCCGTGACGCGCTCACAGCTTCGCATCGTGCGGGCGGGCGTCGAGCACCTGCGCTCGATCCGCATGGGTTTCGAGCGGCTCGGCATCGTCTGCCGGGTCGAGGGCGACGATCTGATCGTGCCCTCGAACCAGACATTGAAGATCCAGGACGATTTCGGCGGCCATGTGCCGAAGCTGGAGGACCAGCCCTGGCCGGCCTTCCCGGCCGATTTGATGTCGATCGCGATCGTCACCGCCACGCAATGCGAGGGCGTGATCCTGATGTTCGAGAAGATGTTCGAATCCAGGATGTTCTTCGTCGACAAGCTGATCGCGATGGGCGCGCGCATCGTGCTGTGCGACCCGCACCGCGCCATCATCGCCGGCCCCAGCCGCCTGCGCGGCGCATCGATGATCTCGCCCGACATCCGCGCCGGCATGGCGATGCTGCTCGCGGCCGTGTGTGCCGAGGGCACCTCCACGATCAACAATGCCGACCAGATCGAGCGCGGCTATGAGCGCATCGAGGAACGGCTGAACGCGCTGGGCGCGAAGATCAAGCGCGTGCCTGAAAGGAAGAGCTGA
- a CDS encoding DUF2867 domain-containing protein — translation MIGTVREVTPNVDAGTMLAGAQFIDAFTVEIGTAPVINAREACTRMVLHGPRWIDVLLRLRNILVTPFGLKKSGQGEHAPGGLIGLFPVLSETPERLVAGFNDSHLDFRIVVDVAGDAARRQATLTTLVRTNNLLGRTYLTLITPFHKLVARGMMGRIVEPAR, via the coding sequence ATGATCGGGACAGTCCGCGAAGTCACCCCCAATGTCGACGCCGGTACGATGCTGGCAGGCGCGCAGTTCATCGACGCGTTCACCGTGGAGATCGGCACGGCGCCGGTCATCAACGCGCGCGAGGCCTGCACCAGGATGGTGCTGCACGGGCCGCGCTGGATCGACGTGCTGCTGCGCCTGCGCAACATCCTGGTGACGCCGTTCGGGCTGAAGAAATCGGGCCAGGGCGAGCATGCGCCTGGCGGCCTGATCGGCTTGTTTCCGGTGTTGAGCGAGACGCCGGAGCGGCTGGTCGCGGGCTTCAACGATTCCCATCTCGACTTCCGTATCGTGGTCGATGTCGCCGGCGATGCGGCACGCCGCCAGGCGACGTTGACCACGCTGGTGCGGACCAACAATCTGCTCGGCCGGACCTACCTCACCCTCATCACGCCCTTCCACAAGCTCGTGGCCCGCGGCATGATGGGCAGGATCGTGGAGCCGGCCCGATGA
- the gyrB gene encoding DNA topoisomerase (ATP-hydrolyzing) subunit B, with amino-acid sequence MTEPARQPAAENEPSNPSEYGAESIRVLKGLDAVRKRPGMYIGDTDDGSGLHHMVYEVVDNAIDEALAGHASRVDVILNADNSVTVRDDGRGIPVDIHKGEGISAAEVIMTQLHAGGKFDQNSYKVSGGLHGVGVSVVNALSSKLGLRIWRDDKEHYIEFAHGDAVAPLKVVGDAPGKRGTEVTFLASTETFKNIEYDFATLEHRLRELAFLNSGVNIILSDMRHAVEKREEMHYSGGVEEFVKYLDRNKKALVPAPIMVRSEANGIGVEAALWWNDSYHENVLCFTNNIPQRDGGTHLAGFRGALTRQVNGYAEANAKKEKIALTGDDCREGLTAVLSVKVPDPKFSSQTKDKLVSSEVRPVVENVLNEALQAWFEEHPSEAKMIVGKVIQAAAAREAARKARELTRKSPLSVSSLPGKLADCQEKDPAKSELFIVEGDSAGGSAKQGRNREFQAVLPLRGKILNVERVRPDKMLSSEQIGTLITALGTGISDDFSVEKLRYHKIIVMTDADVDGAHIRTLLLTFFYRQMRDIIDGGYLYIAQPPLYKVSRGKSEQYLKDERALEDYLIDAGLDDCVYIPGTGGDRSGRDLRALVDDARVVRSILRNLHSRYNRKVVEQAAITGVLNKSIYGNPENAAAAAQYIASRLDNQAEEVERGWVGQFVEGQGFLFERTVRGVKEAAMIDDALLGSAEARKLDEYTTKLQDVYARSGKLRRKDSEHVVHGPSDLFEAVTDSGRKGITLQRYKGLGEMNPEQLWETTLDTEVRSLLQVKVKEVDEADDIFTKLMGDVVEPRRDFIQEHSLSATIDI; translated from the coding sequence ATGACAGAACCTGCTCGGCAGCCCGCTGCCGAAAACGAGCCCTCCAATCCGAGCGAATACGGTGCGGAATCGATCCGCGTGCTCAAGGGTCTCGACGCCGTCCGCAAGCGCCCGGGCATGTATATCGGCGACACCGACGACGGCTCAGGCCTGCACCACATGGTGTACGAGGTCGTCGACAACGCGATCGACGAAGCGCTCGCGGGCCACGCATCGCGCGTCGACGTGATCCTCAACGCCGACAATTCCGTCACCGTGCGCGACGACGGCCGCGGCATTCCCGTCGACATCCACAAGGGCGAAGGCATCTCGGCGGCCGAAGTCATCATGACCCAGCTGCACGCCGGCGGTAAGTTCGACCAGAACTCCTACAAGGTCTCCGGCGGCCTGCACGGCGTCGGTGTCTCCGTCGTCAACGCGCTGTCGAGCAAGCTGGGCTTGCGCATCTGGCGCGACGACAAGGAACACTACATCGAGTTCGCCCATGGCGATGCTGTCGCACCGCTGAAAGTGGTTGGCGACGCTCCGGGCAAACGCGGCACCGAGGTGACGTTCCTGGCCTCGACCGAGACCTTCAAGAACATCGAATATGACTTCGCCACGCTCGAGCATCGCCTGCGCGAGCTCGCCTTCCTCAATTCCGGCGTCAACATCATCCTCTCCGACATGCGCCACGCGGTCGAGAAGCGCGAGGAGATGCACTATTCCGGCGGCGTCGAGGAATTCGTCAAATATCTCGACCGCAACAAGAAGGCACTGGTGCCGGCGCCGATCATGGTGCGCTCGGAAGCCAATGGCATCGGCGTCGAGGCCGCCTTGTGGTGGAACGACAGCTACCACGAGAACGTGCTGTGCTTCACCAACAACATCCCGCAGCGTGACGGCGGCACCCATCTCGCCGGCTTCCGCGGCGCGCTGACGCGCCAGGTCAACGGCTATGCCGAGGCCAACGCGAAGAAGGAAAAGATCGCGCTGACCGGCGACGACTGCCGCGAGGGCCTCACCGCCGTGCTGTCGGTGAAGGTGCCGGACCCGAAGTTCTCGTCGCAGACCAAGGACAAGCTGGTGTCCTCGGAAGTGCGTCCCGTGGTCGAGAACGTCCTCAACGAGGCGCTCCAGGCCTGGTTCGAGGAGCACCCGAGCGAAGCCAAGATGATCGTCGGCAAGGTGATCCAGGCCGCGGCCGCCCGCGAAGCTGCGCGAAAGGCGCGCGAGCTGACACGCAAGAGTCCGCTCTCGGTCTCCTCGCTGCCCGGCAAACTCGCCGACTGCCAGGAAAAGGATCCGGCCAAGTCCGAGCTCTTCATCGTCGAGGGTGACTCGGCAGGCGGCAGCGCCAAGCAGGGCCGCAACCGCGAATTCCAGGCGGTGCTGCCGCTGCGCGGCAAGATCCTCAACGTCGAACGCGTCCGCCCCGACAAGATGCTGTCATCGGAGCAGATCGGCACGCTGATCACCGCGCTCGGCACCGGCATCAGCGACGACTTCTCGGTCGAGAAGCTGCGCTATCACAAGATCATCGTGATGACGGACGCCGACGTCGACGGCGCTCACATCCGCACGCTGCTGCTGACGTTCTTCTACCGGCAGATGCGCGACATCATCGACGGCGGCTATCTCTATATCGCCCAGCCGCCGCTCTATAAGGTCTCGCGCGGCAAGTCCGAGCAGTACCTGAAGGACGAGCGCGCGCTGGAAGACTATCTGATCGACGCCGGGCTCGATGACTGCGTGTACATCCCCGGCACCGGCGGCGACCGTTCCGGGCGCGATCTGCGCGCGCTGGTCGACGATGCCCGCGTGGTCCGCAGCATTTTGCGCAATCTGCACAGCCGCTATAACCGCAAGGTGGTCGAGCAGGCCGCAATCACCGGCGTGCTGAACAAGTCGATCTACGGCAATCCGGAGAATGCCGCGGCCGCCGCGCAATACATTGCGAGCCGGCTGGACAACCAGGCCGAGGAAGTCGAACGCGGCTGGGTGGGCCAATTCGTCGAGGGCCAGGGTTTCCTGTTCGAGCGCACCGTGCGCGGCGTCAAGGAAGCGGCCATGATCGACGATGCGCTGCTCGGCTCCGCCGAGGCCCGCAAGCTCGACGAGTACACGACCAAGCTCCAGGACGTCTACGCCCGTTCCGGCAAGCTGCGGCGCAAGGACAGTGAGCACGTGGTCCACGGCCCGTCCGACCTGTTCGAGGCGGTCACCGATTCCGGCCGTAAGGGCATCACGCTGCAGCGCTACAAAGGTCTCGGCGAGATGAATCCGGAGCAGTTGTGGGAGACCACGCTCGACACCGAGGTGCGCTCGCTGCTGCAGGTGAAGGTCAAGGAGGTCGACGAGGCCGACGACATCTTCACCAAGCTGATGGGCGACGTGGTCGAGCCGCGCCGCGACTTCATTCAGGAACATTCGCTGAGCGCGACGATCGATATCTGA
- a CDS encoding IS5 family transposase, which produces MTMAVKRTGQPSFVEALMPKGAGANAALDRLAGLVKWYRFEKLIGHLRDEGSPGRPGYPVLVLFRAVLLQSLYGLSERELEEALGDRLSFKRFVGLSLEDATPDHTVLNRFRNQLVEQGLLEKLFGELDRQLENAGVILKRGTMLDATLIQAVSTPPKQDRPSNDPDARFTKRQGKGGSTFGYKAHMGVDEGSGLIRAVLTTPANVNDTTPADELIRGDEAVVWADAAYDTHARRARLKAEGKKPRIARRPNRHHPELPPRLKRYNLLIARRRAQVETTFATLKRRMRLTCIRYVGLMKASGQVLLASIAFNMRRWAALAA; this is translated from the coding sequence ATGACGATGGCGGTTAAGCGGACGGGACAGCCGAGCTTTGTGGAAGCACTGATGCCGAAGGGGGCCGGCGCCAATGCAGCGCTGGATCGGCTGGCTGGCCTGGTCAAGTGGTACCGGTTCGAGAAGCTGATCGGCCATCTGCGGGATGAAGGGAGCCCCGGTCGTCCAGGCTATCCGGTGCTGGTGCTGTTTCGTGCGGTGCTGTTGCAGTCGCTCTATGGTCTTTCGGAACGCGAACTCGAGGAAGCGTTGGGCGACCGGTTGTCGTTCAAGCGCTTCGTCGGTTTGAGCCTCGAAGATGCGACGCCCGACCACACGGTTCTGAACCGCTTCCGGAACCAGCTCGTCGAACAAGGGCTGTTGGAGAAGCTGTTTGGCGAGCTGGATCGCCAGCTCGAGAATGCCGGGGTCATCCTCAAGCGCGGCACGATGCTGGATGCGACCTTGATCCAGGCGGTGTCAACCCCTCCGAAGCAGGATCGTCCCTCAAACGACCCAGATGCCCGGTTTACCAAGCGGCAGGGCAAGGGTGGTTCGACCTTCGGCTACAAGGCTCACATGGGTGTCGACGAGGGATCCGGCCTGATCCGCGCAGTCCTGACCACGCCCGCCAATGTCAACGACACAACGCCGGCCGACGAACTGATCCGTGGCGATGAAGCCGTGGTGTGGGCCGATGCAGCCTACGACACCCATGCCCGACGGGCTCGGCTGAAAGCGGAAGGCAAGAAGCCCCGCATCGCCCGTCGTCCCAACCGACATCACCCGGAGCTACCGCCTCGGCTCAAACGCTACAACCTCCTCATCGCGCGCCGACGAGCCCAGGTCGAGACCACCTTCGCCACTCTCAAACGCCGCATGCGGCTGACCTGCATCCGCTATGTCGGTCTCATGAAGGCAAGCGGGCAGGTCCTGCTTGCCTCCATCGCGTTCAACATGAGGCGCTGGGCCGCGCTCGCCGCCTGA
- a CDS encoding phospholipid scramblase-related protein — MLSTLAAQRQMYVQQAFELAELFGLETRNKYRICDESGRDLLYAAEQQKGLLGFLGRQVFGHWRSFEIHFFDNARQQVMRGVHPFRWFFQCLELHSRDGRLIGTIERQFSILTKTFHVIDAQGRVVLEVSSPFWRVWTFPFMRGANEHARVAKKWSGLASELFTDRDSFLVEYLDPGLTEDERALVLAAAIYIDLMYFEVKGEGGAINWLRN, encoded by the coding sequence ATGTTGTCGACGTTAGCCGCCCAGCGCCAAATGTACGTGCAGCAGGCCTTCGAATTGGCCGAGCTGTTTGGTCTCGAAACCCGCAACAAGTATCGTATCTGCGACGAAAGTGGTCGCGATCTGCTCTATGCGGCCGAACAGCAAAAGGGACTTCTCGGCTTCCTGGGGCGCCAGGTGTTTGGCCATTGGCGCTCTTTTGAGATCCATTTTTTCGACAACGCCCGACAGCAGGTCATGCGCGGGGTTCATCCCTTCCGCTGGTTCTTTCAGTGTCTGGAGCTGCATTCGCGCGACGGCCGCCTCATCGGCACCATCGAGCGTCAGTTTTCGATCCTCACCAAGACCTTCCATGTCATCGATGCGCAGGGCAGAGTGGTGCTCGAGGTCAGCTCGCCATTTTGGCGCGTGTGGACGTTTCCGTTCATGCGCGGAGCGAACGAGCACGCGCGCGTTGCGAAAAAATGGTCCGGCCTTGCCTCTGAGCTGTTTACAGACCGCGATAGTTTTCTCGTGGAGTATCTGGACCCCGGCCTGACCGAAGATGAGCGAGCGCTGGTTCTCGCAGCCGCGATCTACATCGACCTCATGTACTTCGAGGTCAAAGGCGAGGGCGGCGCAATCAATTGGCTCCGCAATTGA
- a CDS encoding MATE family efflux transporter → MLDTVQHHAQPQAGVPQGHLAAEFGETLRLAVPMMLTQLGQIAMITTDLAMIGHLGESAVAAAALAHTVYFVSFTFGLGLMSAVSPLAAQAFGAGDVRRIRRSLRVGLWAALLISLPMMASPLYGEQILLALGQVPQSAALAQRYLNGLAWGIAPALGFIALRSMMSAVNRPQAPLWITVAAIPINAALVYALINGLFGLPELGLFGAGLATTLVNLGTFLAALAIAGLRKPLADYHPLARLWRIDWPLMRQLVAVGAPISFSLLLEYGLFSSAALLMGLISTTALAAHQIALQVTAVLFMVPLGIGMAATVRVGHAFGRDDMVAVRRAGLVAAVLGIAFVSALTIAIVLGRYELGRLFFGRSEASAATVELTATLLLVGASFFIADGLQTIMGGALRGINDTRMTLVFAAIGYWCVAFPIGWVLAFNAHLGAVGVWIGFSIGSFVYAGLLILRFRMLTRKLAG, encoded by the coding sequence ATGCTCGACACCGTCCAACATCATGCACAGCCGCAAGCCGGCGTGCCGCAGGGCCATCTCGCTGCGGAATTCGGCGAGACGCTGCGGCTGGCCGTGCCGATGATGCTGACGCAGCTCGGGCAGATCGCGATGATCACGACCGATCTCGCGATGATCGGACACCTCGGCGAGAGCGCTGTCGCCGCGGCCGCGCTGGCACATACGGTCTATTTCGTCAGCTTCACCTTCGGGCTCGGACTGATGTCCGCGGTGTCGCCGCTGGCGGCGCAGGCGTTCGGCGCCGGCGACGTCAGGCGGATCCGCCGCTCCCTGCGCGTCGGGCTGTGGGCGGCGCTGCTGATCTCGCTGCCGATGATGGCTTCGCCGCTCTATGGCGAGCAGATCCTGCTCGCGCTCGGCCAGGTGCCGCAATCGGCCGCGCTGGCGCAGCGCTACCTGAACGGCCTTGCCTGGGGCATCGCACCTGCGCTCGGCTTCATCGCGCTGCGCAGCATGATGAGCGCGGTGAACCGGCCGCAGGCGCCGCTGTGGATCACGGTCGCGGCGATCCCGATCAATGCCGCGCTGGTCTACGCCTTGATCAATGGCCTGTTCGGCCTGCCGGAGCTCGGCCTGTTCGGCGCGGGCCTTGCGACCACGCTGGTCAATCTCGGCACCTTCCTCGCCGCGCTCGCCATCGCCGGGCTGCGCAAGCCGCTCGCCGACTATCATCCGCTCGCCCGTCTCTGGCGGATCGACTGGCCCTTGATGCGCCAGCTCGTCGCGGTCGGCGCGCCGATCTCGTTTTCCCTTCTGCTGGAATATGGCCTGTTCTCCTCGGCCGCGCTGCTGATGGGACTGATCTCGACCACGGCGCTGGCCGCGCACCAGATCGCGCTGCAGGTCACGGCAGTGCTGTTCATGGTGCCGCTTGGCATCGGCATGGCGGCAACGGTGCGCGTCGGCCATGCCTTCGGCCGCGACGACATGGTCGCGGTGAGGCGCGCGGGTCTCGTCGCAGCGGTGCTCGGGATCGCCTTCGTCTCGGCCCTGACCATCGCGATCGTTCTCGGCCGCTACGAGCTCGGACGGCTGTTCTTCGGCCGCAGCGAAGCCAGCGCGGCAACGGTCGAGCTGACGGCGACATTGCTGCTGGTCGGCGCGAGCTTCTTCATCGCCGACGGCCTGCAGACCATCATGGGCGGCGCGCTGCGCGGCATCAACGACACCCGGATGACGCTGGTGTTCGCGGCGATCGGCTATTGGTGTGTCGCTTTCCCCATCGGCTGGGTGCTGGCCTTCAACGCCCACCTTGGCGCGGTCGGGGTCTGGATCGGATTCTCGATCGGCTCGTTCGTCTATGCCGGCCTTCTGATCTTGCGCTTCCGGATGCTGACGCGCAAACTGGCGGGATGA